The proteins below come from a single Conger conger chromosome 10, fConCon1.1, whole genome shotgun sequence genomic window:
- the mtcl2 gene encoding protein SOGA1 isoform X3, translating to MTKTKVDVNSPTHFVSPKERRHGHKMESGNGSSNIGQTQPQEQHQFQQQPSVQPHQVNEKKKINRAPSPARPKDVPGWSLTKIRGGIGTPTLSVKPGAIHLGSRVSRRSPGSGKEIKSEKGKVSGKSLLSVAGSQKSSGKSAKSCRRKISDASNASDDLSKDSGCAPGKLSPTDSSSELSDCASEENKLSTDALSSDTESSSRGGGAEGESATRDHGNGRSDRGSRGDQHAKTPVDRDRISLGVDTVEGSVSPGDERSLASFDSRMPVSTSLAFSDLTEEFMDGMHEEFVREIEELRSENDYLKDEMEELRSEMLEMRDMYLEEDVYQLQELRQQLDQANKTCRILQYRLRKAERRSLRVAQTGQVDGELIRTLEQDVKVAKDVSIRLHNELESVEKKRSRLEQENEDLRQRLQDLEVAKQVLQAEMEKARENSLKKRGARQSKPDKKLSPQEDNSDLKCQLHFAKEESALMCKKLTKMAKDSESMREELAKYRSLYGEVDASLSVEEVADSPHTREAEVKVHLKLVEEEANLLSRRIVELEVENRGLRAEMDEMKCQELPGGAGPLMLAGAENMTELQRHLQFVEEEADLLRRSLLEMEEQNKLLMNELNRYKSEQDPELDSAALSEDSCSVLSEASQEELLNARLQISELSGKVKKLQYENRVLLSNLQRCDLASYQHSRLAMETDAEAGDSAECVPSQIRREGPVGGENDLLHEQEKKSAANEVKGGHAHPDCTAQCLRLKDYEALLALRDQAQIINTAIQLITASDSNCLSSSPYRKISPTSSSANAAAEQGDPDKGPDPPTDLPLVEALNSGLSALQTQLLSFVERVEDLGGSGREQVEGASPLPLLSESGNFGSPETSEPQSCTLDQQDKESTADQKLPEEIVELQALLSEAREKARGAQEQLSQERQAHREDCQSSSQKLMQLQEEHQKALVRRDFQLQSLSLQTRLQQKFWSQERNLMVQESQQLKQSLLLLSLKLRWFLKQWRLGKKLDGEGKDILEVTSVKDLYLLLEEEGLATHQGDNKTASAEEQSQSPIAKEYCFLEKTYKQTSGVSSTLADLKGALQDLSAELRDERQGSQELTQQFARAKASWEVERTELQSHITQLEYKTGKAGTGVAGEKEALDLKASLKREREEHQHLLAESYAAVMDLTKQLQIGERNWSRERLELLEHFNQERGQWEQRLLDAQSKSVHEKSPEKESPSSADANRINLQGTKSIPSMAEIDGPLDACPLFPGQEVDRTNDKAAQGTLLARTDLGELSKKNWKYLTNEMALLEKGDPFKTWDCPTMSSSFPGLDLSQECAQRSYTAPDKTGIRIYYSPPTVRRMERRQQKEPGYAACVEAGGMEDPHSSTYDRWLCKFSQQHRDLLENGATAAASASLPPPFHGLEMSGNLSDDMKEMTNCVRQAIRSSSLERKCKDTASQTVGVCNTGTQTPQFVSVGLQTEGPRGAGLHAKGWAPRVSSLTSARTRQISTSLEKVHSRIERPCCSPKYGSPKLQRRVSTSSSKLDGSKGSSLWNLHHRGQNGSAWARSTTTRDSPVLSGLNDGLSSLFSVVEHGGSVESLWKPEANGSPCAAKPAGKPSAEPGTHKYGIVQEFFRNVCSRAQGPGLAGLGERTHKDIVREVDEVKPECPTAATDNVTKIVNKRFMKQSKEEQGQTSKDLNTRDASMSTSPLEDAACDCTAQSLTSCFARPSRAATRHSLGQCRLRPQEPPSATEEKGEPVYE from the exons ATGACAAAGACAAAGGTTGATGTGAATTCGCCTACTCATTTTGTCTCGCCTAAGGAAAGGAGACACGGGCACAAAATGGAAAGCGGGAATGGGAGCAGCAATATTGGGCAGACGCAGCCCCAAGAACAACACCAGTTTCAGCAACAGCCGAGTGTCCAGCCACACCAAGTGAAcgagaagaagaaaataaaccgAGCACCCTCGCCCGCACGACCCAAAGACGTCCCTGGTTGGTCCCTAACAAAGATCAGGGGAGGAATTGGCACGCCAACCTTAAGTGTTAAACCTGGAGCCATACACCTGGGGAGCCGGGTGTCTAGGCGCAGCCCGGGCAGTGGGAAAGAAATTAAATCTGAAAAGGGAAAAGTCTCTGGAAAATCCCTGCTATCCGTGGCTGGTTCTCAAAAGAGCAGCGGCAAATCTGCAAAATCCTGTCGGAGAAAGATATCAGATGCCAGCAACGCCTCCGACGACCTGAGCAAAGACTCGGGTTGCGCCCCGGGCAAGCTGTCGCCAACAGACAGTAGCTCAGAGCTCTCCGATTGCGCTTCCGAAGAAAATAAACTTTCCACGGACGCCCTAAGCAGTGACACTGAATCCAGCAGCCGAGGCGGGGgagcagagggggagagtgcaACCAGGGATCATGGAAATGGGCGATCAGACAGGGGTAGTCGAGGTGATCAGCATGCAAAGACCCCCGTGGATAGGGACAGGATCTCCCTTGGAGTGGACACCGTGGAAGGAAGCGTTTCGCCCGGCGATGAACGGTCTCTTGCCTCCTTTGACAGTCGGATGCCTGTTAGCACATCCCTGGCGTTTTCTGACCTGACGGAGGAGTTCATGGATGGGATGCATGAAGAATTTGTCAGGGAAATTGAAGAACTGAGATCAGAAAACGATTACTTAAAA GATGAGATGGAGGAGCTGCGCTCGGAGATGCTGGAGATGCGTGACATGTACCTGGAGGAGGACGTGTACCAGCTGCAGGAGCTGCGGCAGCAGCTGGACCAGGCCAACAAGACGTGCCGCATCCTGCAGTACCGCCTGCGCAAGGCTGAGCGCCGCAGCCTGCGAGTGGCCCAGACCGGCCAGGTGGACGGAGAGCTCATCCGCACACTGGAGCAGGATGtcaag gtGGCGAAAGATGTCTCCATCCGCTTGCACAATGAGCTGGAGTCCGTGGAGAAGAAGAGGTCCCGTCTGGAGCAGGAGAACGAGGACTTACGCCAGAGGCTGCAGGACCTGGAGGTGGCCAAGCAGGTCCTGCAAGCAGAGATGGAAAAGGCCAGAGAG AATTCTCTGAAGAAGAGGGGAGCCCGACAGAGTAAACCAGACAAGAAGCTCTCTCCTCAG GAGGACAATTCAGACCTGAAATGCCAGCTCCACTTTGCCAAAGAGGAGTCAGCCCTCATGTGCAAGAAGCTGACCAAGATGGCCAAGGACAGCGAGAGCATGCGAGAGGAGCTGGCTAAGTACCGCTCGCTGTACGGAGAAGTGGATGCCTCCCTGTCCGTGGAGGAGGTGGCTGACTCCCCGCACACTCGCGAGGCGGAGGTGAAAGTCCACCTGAAGCTGGTGGAAGAGGAGGCCAACCTGCTGAGCCGGCGGATTGTGGAGCTGGAGGTGGAGAACCGGGGGCTCCGGGCGGAGATGGACGAGATGAAGTGCCAGGAGCTGCCGGGAGGTGCGGGGCCCCTGATGCTGGCCGGGGCGGAGAACATGACGGAGCTCCAGAGGCACCTGCAGTTTGTGGAGGAGGAGGCCGACCTGCTGCGGCGCTCCCTGTtggagatggaggagcagaACAAGCTGCTGATGAATGAGCTGAACCGCTACAAGTCGGAGCAGGACCCCGAGCTGGACTCGGCCGCCCTGTCGGAGGACAGCTGCTCGGTGCTGAGCGAGGCGTCGCAGGAGGAGCTGCTCAACGCCCGGCTGCAGATCAGCGAGCTCAGCGGGAAGGTGAAGAAGCTCCAGTACGAGAACCGCGTGCTGCTCTCCAACCTGCAGCGCTGCGACCTGGCCTCCTACCAGCACTCCCGCCTCGCCATGGAGACGGACGCCGAGGCCGGCGACTCCGCCGAGTGCGTGCCCAGCCAGATCCGCCGCGAGGGGCCCGTGGGGGGCGAGAACGACCTCCTCCACGAGCAGGAGAAGAAGTCTGCAGCCAATGAGGTTAAAGGCGGCCACGCCCACCCGGACTGCACTGCCCAATGCCTGAGGCTGAAGGACTACGAGGCCCTCCTGGCCTTGCGGGATCAAGCGCAGATCATCAACACGGCCATCCAACTGATTACGGCTTCTGACTCCAACTGCCTCTCGTCCTCCCCCTACCGCAAGATCTCTCCCACCTCCTCATCGGCCAACGCTGCAGCAGAGCAAGGCGACCCAGACAAGGGCCCGGACCCTCCCACTGACCTCCCCCTGGTGGAGGCTCTGAACAGCGGGCTGAGTGCCCTGCAGACCCAGCTCCTCTCCTTtgtggagagggtggaggaccTGGGAGGCTCTGGGAGGGAGCAGGTGGAGGGGGCCTCTCCCTTGCCTCTGCTCTCTGAGTCTGGGAACTTTGGGAGCCCCGAGACCTCAGAGCCACAGTCTTGCACTCTAGACCAACAGGACAAAGAATCCACAGCTGACCAGAAG CTGCCTGAGGAGATCGTGGAGCTGCAGGCCCTCCTGTCTGAGGCCAGGGAGAAGGCACGAGGGGCTCAGGAGCAGCTGTCTCAGGAGAGACAGGCCCATAGAGAGGACTGCCAGAGCTCTTCCCAAAAGCTGATGCAG ctgcaggaggagcacCAGAAGGCCCTGGTGAGGAGGGACTTCCAGCTGCAGAGCCTGAGTCTGCAGACCCGGCTGCAGCAGAAGTTCTGGAGCCAGGAGAGGAACCTGATGGTGCAGGAGTCCCAGCAGCTGAAGCAGAGCCTGCTGCTGCTCAGCTTGAAGCTACGCTGGTTCCTGAAGCAGTGGAGGCTGGGCAAGAAGCTGGATGGAGAGGGCAAGGACATCCTGGAG GTGACCAGTGTAAAGGACCTCTACCttctgctggaggaggaggggcttGCCACCCACCAAGGGGACAATAAGACTGCCAGTGCAGAAGAACAGTCTCAGAGTCCCATAGCCAAAGAATACTGCTTCCTGGAGAAGACCTACAAGCAG ACGAGCGGAGTGAGCAGCACCCTGGCGGACCTGAAGGGGGCGCTGCAGGACCTGAGCGCTGAGCTGCGGGACGAGCGGCAGGGCTCGCAGGAGCTCACCCAGCAGTTCGCCCGTGCCAAGGCCTCCTGGGAAGTTGAAAGGACCGAACTCCAAAGTCACATCACACAG CTGGAGTACAAGACTGGGAAGGCGGGCACTGGGGTGGCTGGGGAGAAGGAGGCTCTGGACCTGAAGGCGTCGCTGAAGAGGGAGCGCGAGGAGCACCAGCACCTCCTGGCGGAGTCCTACGCCGCCGTCATGGACCTGACCAAACAGCTGCAGATCGGCGAGCGCAACTGGAGCCGTGAAAGGCTGGAACTGCTGGAGCACTTCAACCAGGAGCGCGGGCAGTGGGAGCAGAGGCTGCTGGATGCCCAGAGCAAG TCTGTGCACGAGAAATCTCCTGAGAAAGAGAGTCCCTCCAGCGCCGATGCAAACAGAATAAACTTACAGGG gaccAAATCCATTCCATCCATGGCCGAGATTGACGGTCCTCTGGATGCTTGCCCCTTGTTTCCGGGGCAGGAAGTCGACAGGACCAACGACAAGGCCGCCCAGGGCACGCTCCTCGCGCGCACCGACCTGGGCGAACTCAGCAAGAAGAACTGGAAGTACCTCACCAACGAGATGGCCCTGCTGGAGAAGGGTGACCCCTTCAAGACCTGGGACTGCCCGACCATGAGCAGCAGCTTCCCAGGCCTGGACCTGAGCCAGGAGTGCGCCCAGAGGAGCTACACGGCCCCCGACAAGACCGGCATCCGCATCTACTACAGCCCACCCACCGTGCGGCGCATGGAGAGGCGGCAGCAGAAGGAGCCGGGGTACGCCGCGTGCGTGGAGGCCGGGGGTATGGAGGACCCCCACTCCAGCACCTACGACCGCTGGCTGTGCAAGTTCTCGCAGCAGCACCGGGACCTCCTGGAGAATGGGGCCACCGCGGCCGCCTCGGCCAGCCTGCCCCCGCCCTTCCACGGCCTGGAGATGTCCGGAAACCTCAGCGACGACATGAAGGAGATGACCAACTGCGTGCGGCAGGCCATTCGCTCCAGCTCTCTGGAGAGGAAGTGCAAAGACACGGCCAGCCAGACGGTGGGCGTGTGCAACACCGGCACTCAGACGCCGCAGTTTGTCAGTGTTGGGCTGCAGACGGAAGGGCCCCGAGGAGCCGGCCTGCACGCCAAAGGCTGGGCCCCCCGCGTGTCCTCGCTGACCTCGGCCCGCACCCGGCAGATCTCCACCTCCCTGGAGAAAGTGCACAGCCGCATCGAGAGGCCCTGCTGCTCGCCCAAGTACGGCTCCCCCAAGCTGCAGCGCAGGGTGTCCACCTCGTCCTCCAAGCTGGACGGCTCCAAGGGGAGCAGCCTGTGGAACCTGCACCACCGCGGGCAGAACGGCTCGGCCTGGGCGCGCTCCACCACCACGCGCGACAGCCCGGTGCTCAGCGGCCTGAACGACGGCCTGTCCAGCCTGTTCAGCGTGGTGGAGCACGGGGGCAGCGTGGAGTCGCTCTGGAAGCCCGAAGCCAACGGCAGCCCGTGCGCCGCCAAGCCTGCCGGCAAGCCCAGCGCCGAGCCGGGGACGCACAAGTACGGCATCGTCCAGGAGTTCTTCCGCAATGTCTGCAGCCGGGCGCAGGGCCCGGGGCTGGCCGGCCTGGGGGAGAGGACGCACAAGGACATCGTCAGGGAGGTGGATGAGGTCAAGCCAGAGTGCCCCACCGCTGCCACTGACAATGTCACCAAGATCGTCAACAAGAGGTTCATGAAGCAGAGCAAGGAGGAGCAGGGCCAGACCAGCAAGGACCTCAACACCAGAGACGCGAGCATGAGCACCAGTCCACTGGAG GACGCTGCGTGTGACTGCACCGcccagtctctgacctcctgctTCGCCCGGCCCTCGCGTGCTGCCACCCGCCACTCCCTGGGTCAGTGCCGGCTGCGCCCTCAGGAGCCCCCCTCCGCCACGGAGGAGAAGGGGGAGCCCGTCTACGAGTGA
- the mtcl2 gene encoding protein SOGA1 isoform X1 — MTKTKVDVNSPTHFVSPKERRHGHKMESGNGSSNIGQTQPQEQHQFQQQPSVQPHQVNEKKKINRAPSPARPKDVPGWSLTKIRGGIGTPTLSVKPGAIHLGSRVSRRSPGSGKEIKSEKGKVSGKSLLSVAGSQKSSGKSAKSCRRKISDASNASDDLSKDSGCAPGKLSPTDSSSELSDCASEENKLSTDALSSDTESSSRGGGAEGESATRDHGNGRSDRGSRGDQHAKTPVDRDRISLGVDTVEGSVSPGDERSLASFDSRMPVSTSLAFSDLTEEFMDGMHEEFVREIEELRSENDYLKDEMEELRSEMLEMRDMYLEEDVYQLQELRQQLDQANKTCRILQYRLRKAERRSLRVAQTGQVDGELIRTLEQDVKVAKDVSIRLHNELESVEKKRSRLEQENEDLRQRLQDLEVAKQVLQAEMEKARENSLKKRGARQSKPDKKLSPQEDNSDLKCQLHFAKEESALMCKKLTKMAKDSESMREELAKYRSLYGEVDASLSVEEVADSPHTREAEVKVHLKLVEEEANLLSRRIVELEVENRGLRAEMDEMKCQELPGGAGPLMLAGAENMTELQRHLQFVEEEADLLRRSLLEMEEQNKLLMNELNRYKSEQDPELDSAALSEDSCSVLSEASQEELLNARLQISELSGKVKKLQYENRVLLSNLQRCDLASYQHSRLAMETDAEAGDSAECVPSQIRREGPVGGENDLLHEQEKKSAANEVKGGHAHPDCTAQCLRLKDYEALLALRDQAQIINTAIQLITASDSNCLSSSPYRKISPTSSSANAAAEQGDPDKGPDPPTDLPLVEALNSGLSALQTQLLSFVERVEDLGGSGREQVEGASPLPLLSESGNFGSPETSEPQSCTLDQQDKESTADQKQPEFRDQSEQQGKGQEAYLNKAEEGDKDSNKALEINGQDGKETDTAELPEEIVELQALLSEAREKARGAQEQLSQERQAHREDCQSSSQKLMQLQEEHQKALVRRDFQLQSLSLQTRLQQKFWSQERNLMVQESQQLKQSLLLLSLKLRWFLKQWRLGKKLDGEGKDILEVTSVKDLYLLLEEEGLATHQGDNKTASAEEQSQSPIAKEYCFLEKTYKQTSGVSSTLADLKGALQDLSAELRDERQGSQELTQQFARAKASWEVERTELQSHITQLEYKTGKAGTGVAGEKEALDLKASLKREREEHQHLLAESYAAVMDLTKQLQIGERNWSRERLELLEHFNQERGQWEQRLLDAQSKSVHEKSPEKESPSSADANRINLQGTKSIPSMAEIDGPLDACPLFPGQEVDRTNDKAAQGTLLARTDLGELSKKNWKYLTNEMALLEKGDPFKTWDCPTMSSSFPGLDLSQECAQRSYTAPDKTGIRIYYSPPTVRRMERRQQKEPGYAACVEAGGMEDPHSSTYDRWLCKFSQQHRDLLENGATAAASASLPPPFHGLEMSGNLSDDMKEMTNCVRQAIRSSSLERKCKDTASQTVGVCNTGTQTPQFVSVGLQTEGPRGAGLHAKGWAPRVSSLTSARTRQISTSLEKVHSRIERPCCSPKYGSPKLQRRVSTSSSKLDGSKGSSLWNLHHRGQNGSAWARSTTTRDSPVLSGLNDGLSSLFSVVEHGGSVESLWKPEANGSPCAAKPAGKPSAEPGTHKYGIVQEFFRNVCSRAQGPGLAGLGERTHKDIVREVDEVKPECPTAATDNVTKIVNKRFMKQSKEEQGQTSKDLNTRDASMSTSPLEDAACDCTAQSLTSCFARPSRAATRHSLGQCRLRPQEPPSATEEKGEPVYE; from the exons ATGACAAAGACAAAGGTTGATGTGAATTCGCCTACTCATTTTGTCTCGCCTAAGGAAAGGAGACACGGGCACAAAATGGAAAGCGGGAATGGGAGCAGCAATATTGGGCAGACGCAGCCCCAAGAACAACACCAGTTTCAGCAACAGCCGAGTGTCCAGCCACACCAAGTGAAcgagaagaagaaaataaaccgAGCACCCTCGCCCGCACGACCCAAAGACGTCCCTGGTTGGTCCCTAACAAAGATCAGGGGAGGAATTGGCACGCCAACCTTAAGTGTTAAACCTGGAGCCATACACCTGGGGAGCCGGGTGTCTAGGCGCAGCCCGGGCAGTGGGAAAGAAATTAAATCTGAAAAGGGAAAAGTCTCTGGAAAATCCCTGCTATCCGTGGCTGGTTCTCAAAAGAGCAGCGGCAAATCTGCAAAATCCTGTCGGAGAAAGATATCAGATGCCAGCAACGCCTCCGACGACCTGAGCAAAGACTCGGGTTGCGCCCCGGGCAAGCTGTCGCCAACAGACAGTAGCTCAGAGCTCTCCGATTGCGCTTCCGAAGAAAATAAACTTTCCACGGACGCCCTAAGCAGTGACACTGAATCCAGCAGCCGAGGCGGGGgagcagagggggagagtgcaACCAGGGATCATGGAAATGGGCGATCAGACAGGGGTAGTCGAGGTGATCAGCATGCAAAGACCCCCGTGGATAGGGACAGGATCTCCCTTGGAGTGGACACCGTGGAAGGAAGCGTTTCGCCCGGCGATGAACGGTCTCTTGCCTCCTTTGACAGTCGGATGCCTGTTAGCACATCCCTGGCGTTTTCTGACCTGACGGAGGAGTTCATGGATGGGATGCATGAAGAATTTGTCAGGGAAATTGAAGAACTGAGATCAGAAAACGATTACTTAAAA GATGAGATGGAGGAGCTGCGCTCGGAGATGCTGGAGATGCGTGACATGTACCTGGAGGAGGACGTGTACCAGCTGCAGGAGCTGCGGCAGCAGCTGGACCAGGCCAACAAGACGTGCCGCATCCTGCAGTACCGCCTGCGCAAGGCTGAGCGCCGCAGCCTGCGAGTGGCCCAGACCGGCCAGGTGGACGGAGAGCTCATCCGCACACTGGAGCAGGATGtcaag gtGGCGAAAGATGTCTCCATCCGCTTGCACAATGAGCTGGAGTCCGTGGAGAAGAAGAGGTCCCGTCTGGAGCAGGAGAACGAGGACTTACGCCAGAGGCTGCAGGACCTGGAGGTGGCCAAGCAGGTCCTGCAAGCAGAGATGGAAAAGGCCAGAGAG AATTCTCTGAAGAAGAGGGGAGCCCGACAGAGTAAACCAGACAAGAAGCTCTCTCCTCAG GAGGACAATTCAGACCTGAAATGCCAGCTCCACTTTGCCAAAGAGGAGTCAGCCCTCATGTGCAAGAAGCTGACCAAGATGGCCAAGGACAGCGAGAGCATGCGAGAGGAGCTGGCTAAGTACCGCTCGCTGTACGGAGAAGTGGATGCCTCCCTGTCCGTGGAGGAGGTGGCTGACTCCCCGCACACTCGCGAGGCGGAGGTGAAAGTCCACCTGAAGCTGGTGGAAGAGGAGGCCAACCTGCTGAGCCGGCGGATTGTGGAGCTGGAGGTGGAGAACCGGGGGCTCCGGGCGGAGATGGACGAGATGAAGTGCCAGGAGCTGCCGGGAGGTGCGGGGCCCCTGATGCTGGCCGGGGCGGAGAACATGACGGAGCTCCAGAGGCACCTGCAGTTTGTGGAGGAGGAGGCCGACCTGCTGCGGCGCTCCCTGTtggagatggaggagcagaACAAGCTGCTGATGAATGAGCTGAACCGCTACAAGTCGGAGCAGGACCCCGAGCTGGACTCGGCCGCCCTGTCGGAGGACAGCTGCTCGGTGCTGAGCGAGGCGTCGCAGGAGGAGCTGCTCAACGCCCGGCTGCAGATCAGCGAGCTCAGCGGGAAGGTGAAGAAGCTCCAGTACGAGAACCGCGTGCTGCTCTCCAACCTGCAGCGCTGCGACCTGGCCTCCTACCAGCACTCCCGCCTCGCCATGGAGACGGACGCCGAGGCCGGCGACTCCGCCGAGTGCGTGCCCAGCCAGATCCGCCGCGAGGGGCCCGTGGGGGGCGAGAACGACCTCCTCCACGAGCAGGAGAAGAAGTCTGCAGCCAATGAGGTTAAAGGCGGCCACGCCCACCCGGACTGCACTGCCCAATGCCTGAGGCTGAAGGACTACGAGGCCCTCCTGGCCTTGCGGGATCAAGCGCAGATCATCAACACGGCCATCCAACTGATTACGGCTTCTGACTCCAACTGCCTCTCGTCCTCCCCCTACCGCAAGATCTCTCCCACCTCCTCATCGGCCAACGCTGCAGCAGAGCAAGGCGACCCAGACAAGGGCCCGGACCCTCCCACTGACCTCCCCCTGGTGGAGGCTCTGAACAGCGGGCTGAGTGCCCTGCAGACCCAGCTCCTCTCCTTtgtggagagggtggaggaccTGGGAGGCTCTGGGAGGGAGCAGGTGGAGGGGGCCTCTCCCTTGCCTCTGCTCTCTGAGTCTGGGAACTTTGGGAGCCCCGAGACCTCAGAGCCACAGTCTTGCACTCTAGACCAACAGGACAAAGAATCCACAGCTGACCAGAAG CAGCCCGAATTTAGGGACCAATCAGAGCAGCAGGGCAAAGGTCAAGAAGCATACCTAAACAAGGCAGAGGAGGGCGACAAGGACAGCAACAAGGCCCTGGAAATAAACGGACAGGATGGGAAGGAGACAGACACGGCCGAG CTGCCTGAGGAGATCGTGGAGCTGCAGGCCCTCCTGTCTGAGGCCAGGGAGAAGGCACGAGGGGCTCAGGAGCAGCTGTCTCAGGAGAGACAGGCCCATAGAGAGGACTGCCAGAGCTCTTCCCAAAAGCTGATGCAG ctgcaggaggagcacCAGAAGGCCCTGGTGAGGAGGGACTTCCAGCTGCAGAGCCTGAGTCTGCAGACCCGGCTGCAGCAGAAGTTCTGGAGCCAGGAGAGGAACCTGATGGTGCAGGAGTCCCAGCAGCTGAAGCAGAGCCTGCTGCTGCTCAGCTTGAAGCTACGCTGGTTCCTGAAGCAGTGGAGGCTGGGCAAGAAGCTGGATGGAGAGGGCAAGGACATCCTGGAG GTGACCAGTGTAAAGGACCTCTACCttctgctggaggaggaggggcttGCCACCCACCAAGGGGACAATAAGACTGCCAGTGCAGAAGAACAGTCTCAGAGTCCCATAGCCAAAGAATACTGCTTCCTGGAGAAGACCTACAAGCAG ACGAGCGGAGTGAGCAGCACCCTGGCGGACCTGAAGGGGGCGCTGCAGGACCTGAGCGCTGAGCTGCGGGACGAGCGGCAGGGCTCGCAGGAGCTCACCCAGCAGTTCGCCCGTGCCAAGGCCTCCTGGGAAGTTGAAAGGACCGAACTCCAAAGTCACATCACACAG CTGGAGTACAAGACTGGGAAGGCGGGCACTGGGGTGGCTGGGGAGAAGGAGGCTCTGGACCTGAAGGCGTCGCTGAAGAGGGAGCGCGAGGAGCACCAGCACCTCCTGGCGGAGTCCTACGCCGCCGTCATGGACCTGACCAAACAGCTGCAGATCGGCGAGCGCAACTGGAGCCGTGAAAGGCTGGAACTGCTGGAGCACTTCAACCAGGAGCGCGGGCAGTGGGAGCAGAGGCTGCTGGATGCCCAGAGCAAG TCTGTGCACGAGAAATCTCCTGAGAAAGAGAGTCCCTCCAGCGCCGATGCAAACAGAATAAACTTACAGGG gaccAAATCCATTCCATCCATGGCCGAGATTGACGGTCCTCTGGATGCTTGCCCCTTGTTTCCGGGGCAGGAAGTCGACAGGACCAACGACAAGGCCGCCCAGGGCACGCTCCTCGCGCGCACCGACCTGGGCGAACTCAGCAAGAAGAACTGGAAGTACCTCACCAACGAGATGGCCCTGCTGGAGAAGGGTGACCCCTTCAAGACCTGGGACTGCCCGACCATGAGCAGCAGCTTCCCAGGCCTGGACCTGAGCCAGGAGTGCGCCCAGAGGAGCTACACGGCCCCCGACAAGACCGGCATCCGCATCTACTACAGCCCACCCACCGTGCGGCGCATGGAGAGGCGGCAGCAGAAGGAGCCGGGGTACGCCGCGTGCGTGGAGGCCGGGGGTATGGAGGACCCCCACTCCAGCACCTACGACCGCTGGCTGTGCAAGTTCTCGCAGCAGCACCGGGACCTCCTGGAGAATGGGGCCACCGCGGCCGCCTCGGCCAGCCTGCCCCCGCCCTTCCACGGCCTGGAGATGTCCGGAAACCTCAGCGACGACATGAAGGAGATGACCAACTGCGTGCGGCAGGCCATTCGCTCCAGCTCTCTGGAGAGGAAGTGCAAAGACACGGCCAGCCAGACGGTGGGCGTGTGCAACACCGGCACTCAGACGCCGCAGTTTGTCAGTGTTGGGCTGCAGACGGAAGGGCCCCGAGGAGCCGGCCTGCACGCCAAAGGCTGGGCCCCCCGCGTGTCCTCGCTGACCTCGGCCCGCACCCGGCAGATCTCCACCTCCCTGGAGAAAGTGCACAGCCGCATCGAGAGGCCCTGCTGCTCGCCCAAGTACGGCTCCCCCAAGCTGCAGCGCAGGGTGTCCACCTCGTCCTCCAAGCTGGACGGCTCCAAGGGGAGCAGCCTGTGGAACCTGCACCACCGCGGGCAGAACGGCTCGGCCTGGGCGCGCTCCACCACCACGCGCGACAGCCCGGTGCTCAGCGGCCTGAACGACGGCCTGTCCAGCCTGTTCAGCGTGGTGGAGCACGGGGGCAGCGTGGAGTCGCTCTGGAAGCCCGAAGCCAACGGCAGCCCGTGCGCCGCCAAGCCTGCCGGCAAGCCCAGCGCCGAGCCGGGGACGCACAAGTACGGCATCGTCCAGGAGTTCTTCCGCAATGTCTGCAGCCGGGCGCAGGGCCCGGGGCTGGCCGGCCTGGGGGAGAGGACGCACAAGGACATCGTCAGGGAGGTGGATGAGGTCAAGCCAGAGTGCCCCACCGCTGCCACTGACAATGTCACCAAGATCGTCAACAAGAGGTTCATGAAGCAGAGCAAGGAGGAGCAGGGCCAGACCAGCAAGGACCTCAACACCAGAGACGCGAGCATGAGCACCAGTCCACTGGAG GACGCTGCGTGTGACTGCACCGcccagtctctgacctcctgctTCGCCCGGCCCTCGCGTGCTGCCACCCGCCACTCCCTGGGTCAGTGCCGGCTGCGCCCTCAGGAGCCCCCCTCCGCCACGGAGGAGAAGGGGGAGCCCGTCTACGAGTGA